Proteins encoded within one genomic window of Humulus lupulus chromosome 1, drHumLupu1.1, whole genome shotgun sequence:
- the LOC133789901 gene encoding uncharacterized protein LOC133789901 isoform X1, whose protein sequence is MGEVVLFMEDLKSGYEISHCRICHEEEFESSSTLEAPCACSGTVQFAHRDCIQRWCNEKGNTTCEICLHNYEPGYTAPPKISPLIEAAVTIRDSLQIPRRELQRGRRSGSGGGVVVGTAVAENENSQCTSAADRSVSCCRTLALLFTVILLVRHLFAIVTGGLEEYPFTLVTIIILRTTGIILPMFVLVRTITAVQNSIKRHNQDSDDDDSSTFDGDEEDELYQHLV, encoded by the exons ATGGGAGAAGTAGTACTGTTTATGGAGGATTTGAAATCAGGTTATGAAATTTCACACTGCAGAATTTGCCATGAAGAAGAATTTGAAAGCTCTTCCACCTTGGAAGCTCCTTGTGCTTGCTCTGGAACTGTTCAG TTTGCTCATAGAGATTGTATACAGAGATGGTGCAACGAGAAAGGGAATACAACATGTGAAATATGTCTTCAT AATTATGAACCAGGATACACAGCACCTCCAAAAATTTCTCCACTAATTGAAGCAGCAGTCACCATTAG AGATAGCTTGCAAATTCCAAGAAGAGAACTACAAAGGGGAAGAagaagtggtagtggtggtggagTAGTGGTGGGCACCGCCGTGGCTGAAAACGAAAACTCTCAATGCACGTCCGCCGCGGATAGAAGCGTGTCTTGCTGTCGTACGCTGGCTCTACTC TTTACAGTAATTTTGCTTGTGAGACATCTCTTCGCTATTGTAACTGGTGGACTAGAAGAATACCCCTTTACTCTTGTTACT ATAATTATTTTAAGGACAACTGGCATTATACTCCCAATGTTTGTATTAGTTCGAACAATCACAGCAGTTCAAAATAGCATCAAACGACATAATCAG GATTCTGATGATGATGACtcctcaacttttgatggagatgaagaagatgaattgtACCAACATTTAGTATAA
- the LOC133789901 gene encoding uncharacterized protein LOC133789901 isoform X2, whose protein sequence is MKFHTAEFAMKKNLKALPPWKLLVLALELFSLLIEIVYRDGATRKGIQHVKYVFIDSLQIPRRELQRGRRSGSGGGVVVGTAVAENENSQCTSAADRSVSCCRTLALLFTVILLVRHLFAIVTGGLEEYPFTLVTIIILRTTGIILPMFVLVRTITAVQNSIKRHNQDSDDDDSSTFDGDEEDELYQHLV, encoded by the exons ATGAAATTTCACACTGCAGAATTTGCCATGAAGAAGAATTTGAAAGCTCTTCCACCTTGGAAGCTCCTTGTGCTTGCTCTGGAACTGTTCAG TTTGCTCATAGAGATTGTATACAGAGATGGTGCAACGAGAAAGGGAATACAACATGTGAAATATGTCTTCAT AGATAGCTTGCAAATTCCAAGAAGAGAACTACAAAGGGGAAGAagaagtggtagtggtggtggagTAGTGGTGGGCACCGCCGTGGCTGAAAACGAAAACTCTCAATGCACGTCCGCCGCGGATAGAAGCGTGTCTTGCTGTCGTACGCTGGCTCTACTC TTTACAGTAATTTTGCTTGTGAGACATCTCTTCGCTATTGTAACTGGTGGACTAGAAGAATACCCCTTTACTCTTGTTACT ATAATTATTTTAAGGACAACTGGCATTATACTCCCAATGTTTGTATTAGTTCGAACAATCACAGCAGTTCAAAATAGCATCAAACGACATAATCAG GATTCTGATGATGATGACtcctcaacttttgatggagatgaagaagatgaattgtACCAACATTTAGTATAA